In Brettanomyces bruxellensis chromosome 7, complete sequence, the sequence CGAAGTCTGCCTTCTTAATAATAATCAGataattccaaaaattacAGTTGCAGGTGACCCCAAATGGCGGACTATACAGCAAAATTTGCTTTGGCTCCTATGGTGAGGATAGGCGAATTGCCTATTAGATTACTGGCCTTAAAATATGGAGCTGATCTCGTTTGGGGGCCTGAAATAGTGGATAGAAAGATTCTAACATGCCATAAAGTGTACAACAAAAAGTTGGACACAGTTGATTTTTTGTCCTCGAGTGGAAATCTGAAAATCCCCGGGTCACAAACCTTGTTTTCCGGACATATAGAAAGCTGGAGAAGGGTAAgcttatttttcaaatggGTACCGCCGATCCAAAGCTTGCAGTCAAAGCAGCAAATGTTATAGCTGATGATGTGGATGGTATCGATATTAATGCAGGTTGCCCAAAACATTTTTCGATTCACTCTGGGATGGGTGCCGCATTATTGAAAAAACCAGATCTTCTCTGCGAAATTCTCACCTGCTTAGTTGAGCAAGTAGGAAAGCCACATAAGAAGCCAATAAGCGTCAAAATACGTCTTTTACACGAGAAGAAGGATACATTGGATTTGGTTTCACGTCTCGTCAAGACTGGAATTTCCAACTTAACACTACACTGCCGTACCAGAGAAATGCGAAACCGAGAGCCTCCTATAAGAGACTACGTTTCCGAAATATACGACATATGCCAGAAAAACAACGTGAGCTTTATAATAAACGGTGGCATCAAGAAATATGAGGACTACTTGGAAAtacagaagaaatatgGGGCTGATATTGGATGTATGATAGCATCTGCTGCGGAAAGAAACGTTTCATGCTTTAGTTCCAAAGGTCTTGTGCCGTGGTCACAGATTGCACGTGATTACATGAAGATAGCTCTGAAGTTTGACAACAGCCCCccaaatacaaaatacTGTCTTCTGAGGATGATTCCTGGCACCACTGCCATTCATCCAGTGCTGAATAGCATGAGGGAGCCAAATGATCTGATGAAAGGGTTGATGAACATGATGGATGATGAGGGCAACCTCATATCTTCAAAGGAAGGGGAAGTGAAAGAACAAAGGGAGAATACCGAGATAGAAATCCCATATAAAAGAAGAGACACTCTTAGTGAAAGCGACATGGCAGATCAGATACCTGAGAAGAGGATACGTGTCTGAAACTATCCAATAAATTTACAACATATACAAgaattttataaaataCATACAATGCCCTTGACTACTTCTGTGCCTTTGGCGTTTCGAATCCCGGACATGGCAATTTCGAATACTTGCTATCGTAAAAACCCAGAACCTTGTACACTTTTCCCATTTCACGGAAGCCTTTACTTGTCAACCTCTTATAGGAGTCAACAATCTTTGCTTTCAAATTGTCGTCATTCTTATGGGCATCAACAAGTTGGTCAATACGATATCCAAGCCCCATATTGTTAAGCCAATCGCCCTGATCCGCAAATTTGGATAACATACCTTTTTCATGACTTAATAAATGGCTGAGATCACTGAAATCGACATCTGCAGAAAGATCTACTTCTCCAGGATGACTCATGGGATCGACAAACTTCTGATTGCGTATTCCTCTCAATGTTTCTATAGGGATGGTTGCTTTACCGTAATCTATAACTAAGCCTGCTCCTATATCCCCGCGTTTAACTATGTCTGCCATTTCATACATATATGAATGGGCATCTGGACATATTTCTACTTTAGAACCAACAATTAGGTTATCAAATCGAGGGTTTGCTCTTGGAATTGCAGAACTTGGAGTTTCATGTGTGGACTCAACAATGACAAACTCTGGCGTATCTTCTGAGCTTTTATCAATAGAAGATGACGTAGCATGCTCTACATTGGGCAAGATAGCATCCTTCctatatctttttttgagaTCCACAAGACACTCTCTCCAACCTTTATCTGTCTTCACAAACCTATTAATTGGGAGTGCGTCAAAGAATTCGTGAGCGATAACGAAGTTCATATAATTCTTGTCGGAGCCAAACTCAAGCTTATCATCTTTTAGCCATATTACACGATTGCCCCATTTACTATGAGATCTATAAGTAAATTTATCGATTGTTTCAAGCTTGGCCTTGGCAGGATCACAAATAGCATTATACTGCTCATTAATCAAGATCTCAGACTTCTCTACAAACACAACCTCGATCGGATTGTTGGCAGCAATAAAACAGTTAAGAATTCGAAGCATATCGTACATCAATGTTCCCCTTCCCGGGCCGTATTCGATAAAtctgaattttttatcctttatCTTAAAAGCCTCCCTATTGTAGGTTGCCTGGTAATGCAATTGATTTATGAAGTTGCTGAAAAACCACAATGCACACATTTCTCCAAAGGTAGAACTGATCTCTGGGGAAGTTATGAAATCACCCGTTTTGGTATCCAATGGGTTTCTCGTAGTGTAGTAACCATAATTGGGATTTATAAGGCATTCTTTCATATAGCTGGAAATCGGAATCGGACCTGTAGCTTTAATGAGGTTTTCAATAATATTCGATAAATGCCTACTTTTCTCCGAAGCAGACACACTAGATGGATCAATTTTCACATTCTTACTTGAAAATCTATGACCAATATTCAATTTAGGTTCACCATTGACATTCGTATGCCCAAGAGTTGTTTTCAATCTGTTCAGATCTCTGACAATTGGCTTCCCATCAGGTCCCAATACTGCACTTAGAACTCGAGATGAATGCAATGCCCTTATACGGACATATTTAGAAATGCTTGGTACCACACGCAATACACGTTGcttgaaaaataatgtaGTCCCGACCATTATATGCCATGCTTTTCAATGGGCTGtaagcaaataaaatataccTTTACTCAAAGATGATGAGATACAAACAGGTGCGATATGTCCACCAAAATTTGGAACAAACATTGTCTGCACAGCCTTCTGTTTGCGTTGGTaaataatagaaaagaGAGGAGGCTATTTTAATTCGCGTATGAATAATGAAGTGGAcataacaaaaaaaagcaaaaaaaaactctCAAATCGCTAGCGCCTCCTCATTCCTGCTTTATGTGAAAGATATGTGTGTCGACTTTTTTTCTAACGTTTCACTTCTATGTAACAGATGGGTTATGATTACATTTACTCTTGGCTTGTATTTGCTCATTAACAACTTCTATTACTGCATTCGTTGCGACACTCAGCCTTATAAGGAGGCTTGGAGCTGAGATATTAACTTACTGGCTATCGCATGGGATTTAAAAACCCAGAATACTGACAATTAAGCATAGAACAGGTACTTCATTTCCAGGATAAAACATTCATCTTTCATAAAAAACTGCATATTATCAAATCACCAAATCTGATTAGCGGGGGAATTGATCTGAGTAAGAGATACAAGATCTAAGATAAAGGGTGGACACAatcaggaaaagaagaagagggaATAGTGCATTTACTCACGCTATAGCATAATAAATTCTACAAGAAAACATCtgattcttttgaatttgtgGGTTTATCACCTGTTACTTTATTCATCACATGACCGGCAATATTTCAGACATTTACGAGGCTAATGGGCCAAAGCCCAAAGATAGTCATCTCTTGGTGGGTCTCCGGGCTGTGAGATCAACAACCATACACCTGTCAAAGGTTGCATTTAAATTCATGAAGTATATAGGTCCAGGTCTTATGGTTAGTGTTGCATACATGGATCCAGGAAACTTCAGCAGCAGCATCGCTAGTGCTCGATTTCAATAcaagcttcttttctcGTTGCTGGTATCCAATGTGATGGCAGGAATCATGCAGATTCAGGCTTGCAAGCTTGGAATTTGCACCGGTCAGGATCTTGCAACCAACTGTCGCAAACACCTACCAAAGTATTTAAACTATATCATTTACGTTTTTGCAGAGATCTCGGTCATTGCTACAGATGTGGCGGAAATCATTGGTACTGCAATTGCTTTCAACATATTATTCAACATTCCGCTTTTTTGGGGTGTTCTTCTAACCACAATTGATGTTTTGGTGGTTATCATGGCATACAGACCGAATGGACCACCACTTGTTCTACGGCTCTTTGAAGGTTTCGTGAGTCTTTTGGTGCTGCTAACAGTAGCCTGCTTTGTCATTGAGCTGTCCAAAGTTTCACATGACACTAACTGGGGATCTGTGGCGAGAGGTTTCTTACCTTCAAAGGATATATTCTCTAATACCGAGGGATTGTATCTTTCTGCCGCCTTGCTAGGAAGTAATTTAATGCCTCACTCGCTTTATCTAGGATCCGGAGTCGTTCAATCACGAATGAAAGAGTATGATGTGAAGCATGGCCTTTACACCATGCCAAAGCAGAATTCACGGCAGAATGCTATATTTTGCTACCCTtcgaaaagagagaaagtGTCcaaggaagaggaagtcATAGAAAACACCAGTGGACTTTCTGAATCTACCCTTTCAGCTGATTCGACAGATTATACCCCGTCAATTGGGGCCGTGGAAACAACCATGAACTACACAATTGGCGAGTTGATCGTCTCATTGATAGTAGTCGCACTGTTTGTGAATGCTGCAATTTTGATAATTGCCGGAACTGCCTTGTCAAAGCCTcgtgatgatgatggagACGGTGACTTGGAGAATGCCGATTTATTCACTCTTCATTACTTGCTTTCGAGCCATTTATCCCAAACTGCAGGCACGATATTTGCGCTTgcattgcttttttctgGTTTATGCGGAGGTACGGTTGTCACAATGGCTGGCCAAATGATCATGGAAGGCCACGCAAAACTATCTATGCCTCCTGGATTGAAGAGAATATTGACAAGAATAGTTTCGATAACTCCTTGCATTATAGTTGTGATCAAGAGTGGAAGAGAGGGACTCAGCAGTGTTCTTAACGGCTCGCAGGTTATTCTCTCAATGCTTTTGCCGTTTGTTAGTGCACCATTAATCTATCTTACATGCAATAAAAAGATTATGAGGGTTAGAGTTGGCAAAAGCTATGGTACTTCTAGTGAGGATTCTTCTGAGATGGAGCTACAGAACATGTCCGGACAGCAAGATACAGA encodes:
- a CDS encoding uncharacterized protein (BUSCO:EOG092628FW), whose amino-acid sequence is MADYTAKFALAPMVRIGELPIRLLALKYGADLVWGPEIVDRKILTCHKVYNKKLDTVDFLSSSGNLKIPGKLEKGKLIFQMGTADPKLAVKAANVIADDVDGIDINAGCPKHFSIHSGMGAALLKKPDLLCEILTCLVEQVGKPHKKPISVKIRLLHEKKDTLDLVSRLVKTGISNLTLHCRTREMRNREPPIRDYVSEIYDICQKNNVSFIINGGIKKYEDYLEIQKKYGADIGCMIASAAERNVSCFSSKGLVPWSQIARDYMKIALKFDNSPPNTKYCLLRMIPGTTAIHPVLNSMREPNDLMKGLMNMMDDEGNLISSKEGEVKEQRENTEIEIPYKRRDTLSESDMADQIPEKRIRV